Proteins encoded within one genomic window of Ovis aries strain OAR_USU_Benz2616 breed Rambouillet chromosome 1, ARS-UI_Ramb_v3.0, whole genome shotgun sequence:
- the EDN2 gene encoding endothelin-2 produces the protein MPTALCSIALALLVALHEGKSQAATTPIPEQPAPLPRARGSHLRTRRCSCSSWLDKECVYFCHLDIIWVNTPGQTAPYGLGNPPRRRRRSLPRRCECYSARDPACATFCHQRPWTDAVAVPRSGSPVAAFQDGKTRATAGELLQRLRVISATKIHFARQQQKTKRETRSTHSRQRKR, from the exons ATGCCTACCGCCTTGTGCTCCATCGCTCTAGCCCTGCTAGTGGCCCTGCACGAAG GCAAGAGCCAGGCCGCTACCACCCCCATCCCAGAGCAACCAGCGCCCTTGCCCCGGGCCCGAGGCTCCCACCTGCGGACTCGACgctgctcctgcagctcctggctCGACAAGGAGTGCGTCTACTTTTGCCACCTGGACATCATCTGGGTGAACACTCCCGG ACAGACAGCTCCTTACGGCCTGGGAAACCCGCCAAGACGCCGGCGCCGCTCTCTGCCAAGACGCTGTGAATGCTACAGTGCCAGGGACCCTGCCTGTGCCACCTTCTGCCATCAAAGGCCCTG GACGGATGCGGTGGCAGTCCCACGCAGTGGGTCCCCTGTAGCTGCATTCCAGGATGGCAAGACGCGGGCCACGGCAGGAGAGCTCCTCCAGCGCCTGAG GGTTATTTCTGCAACCAAGATCCACTTTGCTAGGCAACAGCAGAAGACGAAGAGGGAGACCAGATCTACACActccaggcagaggaagagatag